A section of the Candidatus Zixiibacteriota bacterium genome encodes:
- a CDS encoding dockerin type I repeat-containing protein: MRLCLGSLGICFFFLIICCIFILIPDPARAQFPDLVVRVNDTSVSIGQDQVIIPVSMSNYADTIAGFLLTLDNDRPDLLDLANGVLDTTGTLVSGWQVIYKSSYGTTGIQITAIANATHPPYVSGIAYPQVGEIPLVKIVTDISTDSLLSVPQIATIEIIKEYQYFNFSDPNGKSIGLAYDTILDTSYYNCLEWEVTPGGDTVCNDWEEVPEPPADTTVIGPKYINHHLDTSMVYMLDGEIIFPPRTSCQFMGDANDDGVINILDVTYMINYLYRGASSPPLPDQADVNCSCQLNILDATCILSYIYSIPPYCSFCSCQDHQNICGD, encoded by the coding sequence ATGCGCCTCTGTTTGGGATCCCTTGGGATATGTTTTTTCTTTTTAATAATTTGCTGTATTTTCATCCTGATTCCCGATCCGGCCCGGGCCCAGTTTCCCGATCTGGTCGTTCGGGTCAATGACACCTCGGTCAGCATTGGTCAGGATCAGGTTATCATACCGGTCAGCATGAGTAATTACGCCGATACTATTGCCGGTTTTCTTTTGACTCTTGACAACGATCGACCCGATCTGCTTGACCTGGCCAATGGTGTCCTGGATACCACCGGCACCCTTGTTTCCGGATGGCAGGTTATTTACAAAAGCTCCTATGGAACCACCGGAATACAGATTACCGCCATTGCCAATGCCACCCACCCTCCTTATGTTTCTGGAATAGCCTATCCCCAGGTAGGGGAAATTCCTCTGGTAAAAATCGTCACCGATATAAGTACTGATTCGCTGTTATCTGTTCCCCAGATTGCTACAATTGAAATTATCAAGGAGTATCAATATTTCAATTTTTCCGATCCCAACGGCAAGTCGATCGGCCTGGCTTACGATACCATTCTGGACACATCCTACTACAACTGCCTTGAATGGGAGGTCACTCCCGGCGGCGATACCGTTTGCAATGATTGGGAAGAAGTCCCTGAACCGCCTGCCGACACAACCGTGATCGGCCCCAAATATATCAACCACCATCTCGATACATCAATGGTCTATATGTTAGACGGCGAGATCATTTTCCCCCCGAGGACCTCCTGCCAGTTTATGGGCGACGCCAATGATGACGGGGTCATCAATATTCTCGATGTCACATACATGATAAATTACCTTTATCGAGGCGCATCGTCGCCGCCATTGCCCGATCAGGCCGATGTTAATTGCAGTTGCCAGTTGAATATTCTTGACGCAACCTGTATTCTTTCATATATTTACAGTATTCCGCCTTATTGCTCTTTTTGTTCCTGTCAGGATCATCAGAATATATGTGGTGACTGA
- a CDS encoding choice-of-anchor J domain-containing protein — MRSFKGVNGLIILVLAMISAATALAQLSSKDIEQLEIRARQENWTFSVGENPATQYPLEQLCGLKIPDNPQDESLFGNIKADRDLPAAFDWRDSTGCPPVKNQGGCGSCWAFGTVGALECNILIKDGLTVDLSEQWLVSCNQDGYDCEGGWWAHDYHQWKTDPCGGFGAVMEEDFPYTATNGTCNCPYDHYYTIDSWGYIGNSYSIPSVSAMKQAILDYGPISVAVYANSAMQAYTGGIFNGCASGTVNHGVVLVGWDDSQGTSGVWIMRNSWGTGWGEEGGYMRMEYGCSSIGYGASYVVYTGYGALAFDYPDGIPESVTPGQAETFSVVVSGISTGQPVSGTGQLHYSINGDPIQTVAMDEISPNNYEAVLPVLSCYDRIEFYVSAEEMTSGVFYDPDPSLPHMAAAATEVISVFTDNFETDKGWTVTGDAADGQWNRGIPAGGGERGDPPTDYDGSGQCYLTDNEYGNSDVDDGTTNLISPVFAVPAGDALVHYARWYSNDFGADPNNDEMNVYISNDGGVNWTLVETIGPVEQAYGGWYKYSFWISDLITPTTTMKLKFEASDLNSGSVVEAGVDDIVIKVFVCDSNQPIIMTDSLPNWTAGMPYSQQLEATSGTGQYTWSDKYNNLAGTGLSLSDSGLISGTPTVSGLHVFTAVVTDEASAFDEKILSIQVNAALQITTDILPDWTAGVTYNKTLQVSGGTSPLSWSDKSNDLTGSGFTLSTAGVLSGMPVAAGTVSFTAAVSDQIGAVDEQLLSFAVNESLEITTVSLPDWTAGVFFTQMLQATGGTAPLTWSDKNSSLAGTGLTLTAAGRLSGTSSIARQIIFTAQLADGVGDIEEVPFIFIINPAVSILSENLLPATAGFDYDFPLVITGGTGEVIVTDLNGDLEGTGLEIASDGLISGTPLSSGQATFTVHAVDSIGSSDEEIFTLTINAPVTIATESLPDGLQGEAYSVQIEAGGGTDPLTWTDKNGDLEETGLILSEEGLLEGTPTISGEIECTILVEDIYGSQDEKGYTINIAAPFICGDANDDESINVLDATYLIKYLYSEGAAPNPAESADVNSSGAINILDVTYLLNYLYTSGGAPYCP, encoded by the coding sequence ATGAGAAGTTTTAAAGGAGTGAATGGTCTTATTATTCTGGTTTTGGCCATGATTTCGGCGGCAACGGCCCTGGCCCAGTTGTCGAGCAAGGATATCGAACAATTGGAGATTCGGGCCAGACAGGAAAACTGGACGTTTTCGGTCGGGGAGAATCCGGCCACACAATATCCTCTGGAGCAGTTATGCGGTTTGAAAATTCCTGATAATCCGCAGGACGAGTCCCTCTTCGGCAATATCAAAGCCGATCGCGATCTACCTGCGGCTTTCGACTGGCGCGATTCCACCGGGTGTCCTCCGGTCAAGAATCAGGGCGGATGCGGCAGTTGCTGGGCCTTCGGTACGGTTGGCGCCCTGGAATGCAATATTCTTATCAAAGATGGTCTGACGGTTGATCTCTCGGAACAGTGGCTAGTCAGCTGCAACCAGGATGGTTATGACTGTGAGGGCGGCTGGTGGGCTCATGATTACCACCAATGGAAAACTGATCCCTGCGGCGGTTTCGGAGCCGTGATGGAAGAAGATTTCCCTTATACCGCCACCAACGGGACCTGTAATTGTCCCTATGATCATTATTACACGATTGATTCCTGGGGGTATATCGGAAATTCCTACAGCATCCCGTCGGTTTCGGCAATGAAGCAGGCCATTCTCGATTACGGGCCGATTTCAGTAGCCGTCTATGCCAACAGCGCTATGCAGGCCTATACGGGCGGAATATTCAATGGATGCGCCTCGGGTACGGTCAATCACGGGGTGGTTCTGGTGGGCTGGGATGACAGCCAGGGAACCAGCGGCGTCTGGATTATGCGCAATTCCTGGGGAACCGGCTGGGGCGAAGAGGGTGGATACATGCGGATGGAATATGGCTGTTCCAGCATCGGTTACGGAGCCAGCTATGTTGTCTATACCGGATATGGCGCCCTGGCCTTCGATTATCCGGATGGTATTCCCGAATCCGTTACTCCCGGCCAGGCCGAAACATTCAGTGTTGTTGTTTCCGGCATATCGACCGGTCAGCCGGTTTCGGGGACCGGGCAGTTGCATTATTCGATCAACGGCGATCCGATCCAGACGGTGGCCATGGATGAGATTTCGCCCAACAATTATGAGGCAGTTTTGCCGGTTTTGTCATGCTATGACAGGATAGAATTTTATGTTAGTGCCGAGGAAATGACATCCGGCGTGTTTTATGATCCGGATCCCAGTTTGCCCCATATGGCGGCGGCCGCGACGGAAGTCATCAGTGTTTTTACGGATAATTTCGAAACCGACAAAGGCTGGACGGTTACCGGGGATGCCGCGGACGGGCAATGGAACCGGGGTATTCCGGCCGGAGGAGGGGAACGCGGTGATCCCCCGACCGATTATGACGGTTCGGGGCAGTGTTATCTGACGGATAACGAGTACGGAAATTCCGATGTCGATGACGGCACCACCAACCTGATCTCGCCGGTCTTTGCGGTCCCGGCGGGTGATGCGCTGGTCCATTATGCCCGTTGGTACTCCAACGATTTCGGGGCTGATCCTAATAATGATGAGATGAATGTATATATCTCCAACGATGGCGGAGTGAACTGGACGCTGGTTGAGACAATCGGCCCGGTAGAACAGGCCTACGGCGGCTGGTACAAATATAGTTTCTGGATTTCGGACCTGATTACCCCGACGACAACAATGAAATTAAAATTCGAGGCCTCGGATTTGAACAGCGGTTCGGTGGTCGAGGCCGGCGTTGATGATATCGTTATCAAGGTCTTTGTGTGCGACAGCAATCAACCGATCATTATGACCGACAGTTTACCGAACTGGACGGCCGGAATGCCTTATTCTCAGCAACTCGAGGCTACCAGTGGAACCGGCCAGTACACCTGGAGCGATAAGTACAATAATCTGGCGGGAACGGGGTTGAGTCTGTCGGATTCCGGTTTGATTTCGGGGACCCCGACGGTTTCGGGATTACATGTCTTTACGGCCGTGGTAACCGATGAAGCAAGCGCTTTCGACGAAAAAATATTGAGTATCCAGGTCAATGCCGCTCTGCAAATTACGACCGACATCCTGCCCGACTGGACGGCCGGAGTGACGTACAATAAAACTCTGCAGGTAAGCGGTGGCACATCCCCCCTGAGCTGGAGCGATAAAAGCAACGATCTTACCGGAAGCGGTTTCACTCTTTCGACTGCCGGTGTCCTCAGCGGAATGCCGGTGGCGGCCGGGACAGTGTCGTTTACAGCGGCCGTCAGCGATCAGATCGGGGCGGTCGATGAACAATTACTGTCATTTGCCGTCAATGAATCGCTGGAGATAACCACAGTTTCTCTTCCGGACTGGACGGCCGGTGTCTTTTTTACGCAGATGCTTCAGGCGACCGGAGGAACAGCCCCACTAACCTGGTCGGATAAAAATTCCAGCCTGGCCGGAACGGGACTGACTCTGACCGCCGCGGGACGTCTCTCGGGGACATCGTCTATAGCCAGGCAGATTATCTTCACCGCGCAGTTGGCTGACGGAGTGGGTGATATTGAGGAAGTGCCCTTTATTTTTATTATAAATCCGGCGGTCAGTATTTTGAGTGAAAACCTGTTGCCGGCCACGGCCGGATTTGATTATGATTTCCCGCTGGTAATAACCGGGGGAACAGGTGAAGTGATTGTGACCGATTTGAATGGTGATCTGGAGGGAACCGGATTGGAAATTGCGTCCGATGGATTGATCAGCGGGACTCCGCTCTCATCGGGTCAGGCAACCTTCACGGTTCACGCTGTCGATTCGATCGGTTCCTCGGATGAGGAAATCTTCACCCTGACAATAAACGCGCCGGTAACAATCGCAACCGAATCACTTCCGGATGGATTACAGGGCGAGGCATATTCGGTTCAGATTGAGGCGGGCGGTGGGACCGATCCATTGACCTGGACCGATAAAAACGGTGATCTGGAAGAAACCGGTCTGATTTTATCGGAAGAGGGGTTACTTGAAGGAACGCCCACGATTTCCGGGGAAATCGAATGCACGATTCTGGTTGAGGATATTTACGGCAGTCAGGATGAAAAAGGCTATACCATCAATATCGCTGCTCCCTTCATTTGCGGTGACGCCAATGATGACGAGAGTATCAATGTTCTCGATGCTACCTATTTAATCAAGTATTTGTACAGCGAGGGGGCGGCTCCCAATCCGGCGGAATCGGCCGATGTCAACAGTAGCGGGGCGATCAATATTCTCGATGTGACTTACCTGTTGAATTATTTGTATACAAGCGGCGGGGCGCCTTATTGTCCGTAG
- a CDS encoding von Willebrand factor type A domain-containing protein: MKTGIIVSGMALMAVIALLPIIISAGPTAKITGIITDHETGNPIQGVTMTIMETGDRTITDSRGMYLINFVAPGYYTIRFTSSSYHTIQVDSVRVSAGLVTTLSLKMEKAADESAGVIRMTANGDIVERPALPDSQMSFEEIITTSNDWLLRQSEAKKNAVGNIANYSGLVPIAPCPADKGRTCNPWGSYGPAHGGTAIVNGEPFDAMFFKDYGTNPFVDTEDDHLSTFAIDVDDASYIMTRSYLERGELPPDEAIRTEEFINHFKYNYESPREEQFSINIDGSGSYFGQNCELLRIGIKGREINPENRKPANLVFVIDISGSMAREDRLGLVKKALRILVDNLESRDRVGIVVYGSSGRVVLEPTSIHDKNQILSAIEWLQTDGATNAEEGIHLGYEMAEKYFEPEKINRIILCSDGVANVGTTGPDEILKQIKRFADKGITLTTVGFGMGNFNDILMEKLGDKGNGHYAYVDDIAEARRIFMENLTGTLQVIARDVKIQVDFDPAVVRSYRLIGYENRDVADDKFRDDKEDGGEIGSGHQVTALYEIKLNPQKSRLPLGTVFIRYKEPDAEIVHEVSRKIDRALFLKEFEQQSANFRLAAAAAEFAEILGKSYWARDSKLETVYQMVQGIFEENQSVEIVDLMNLITKTQKLQDHLAEK, encoded by the coding sequence ATGAAGACCGGAATTATTGTATCGGGAATGGCTTTGATGGCGGTCATTGCTTTGCTGCCCATCATTATCAGTGCCGGCCCGACCGCCAAAATCACGGGTATTATCACCGACCATGAAACCGGGAACCCGATTCAGGGAGTCACCATGACCATCATGGAAACCGGTGATCGTACTATTACCGATTCCCGGGGAATGTATCTTATTAATTTTGTTGCACCCGGATATTATACTATTAGATTCACATCATCATCGTACCATACAATCCAGGTCGATAGTGTCCGGGTATCAGCCGGTTTGGTTACCACTCTCAGTCTCAAGATGGAAAAAGCCGCCGATGAATCCGCCGGAGTTATCAGAATGACGGCCAATGGTGATATAGTCGAGCGGCCCGCTTTACCCGATTCTCAAATGAGTTTCGAAGAAATCATAACCACAAGTAATGATTGGCTCTTACGTCAATCGGAAGCCAAGAAAAACGCGGTCGGCAATATAGCCAATTACAGCGGATTGGTTCCAATTGCTCCCTGTCCGGCAGATAAAGGCAGAACCTGTAATCCCTGGGGGAGCTACGGGCCGGCCCACGGCGGAACCGCCATTGTCAACGGTGAGCCGTTTGACGCCATGTTTTTCAAAGATTACGGCACCAATCCTTTTGTCGATACCGAAGACGATCACCTGTCCACATTTGCCATCGACGTCGATGATGCCTCGTATATTATGACCCGCTCTTATCTCGAACGAGGTGAGTTGCCGCCCGATGAAGCCATTCGCACCGAAGAATTCATTAATCATTTTAAATACAATTATGAATCTCCCCGGGAAGAACAATTCAGTATCAATATCGATGGTTCGGGATCGTATTTCGGTCAGAATTGCGAATTACTGCGGATCGGGATCAAGGGACGGGAAATAAATCCCGAAAACCGTAAACCGGCCAATCTTGTTTTTGTTATCGATATTTCCGGTTCCATGGCTCGCGAGGATCGGTTGGGCCTGGTCAAAAAGGCGCTTCGCATTCTGGTCGATAATCTCGAATCGCGCGACCGGGTCGGTATTGTGGTCTATGGCTCCAGTGGCCGGGTGGTTCTCGAGCCGACTTCCATTCATGATAAAAACCAGATTCTCTCCGCAATCGAATGGCTGCAAACCGACGGGGCCACCAATGCCGAGGAAGGAATCCATCTTGGCTATGAAATGGCCGAGAAATACTTCGAGCCGGAAAAAATCAACCGTATCATCCTCTGCTCCGATGGCGTCGCTAATGTCGGAACCACCGGACCCGATGAAATACTGAAGCAGATCAAGCGTTTCGCGGACAAAGGCATCACCCTGACCACGGTCGGATTCGGAATGGGCAATTTTAATGATATTCTGATGGAGAAACTGGGCGATAAAGGCAACGGTCATTATGCATATGTCGATGATATCGCCGAAGCGCGGAGGATTTTCATGGAAAACCTGACCGGAACTCTTCAGGTAATCGCCCGCGATGTTAAAATCCAGGTTGATTTCGACCCCGCTGTGGTCCGCAGTTATCGCCTGATCGGTTATGAGAATCGTGATGTTGCCGATGACAAATTCCGCGACGACAAGGAAGACGGGGGTGAGATCGGATCCGGCCACCAGGTTACCGCTCTCTATGAAATCAAACTCAACCCGCAGAAATCGCGTCTTCCATTGGGGACGGTTTTTATCCGCTATAAGGAGCCGGATGCTGAAATTGTCCACGAAGTCAGCCGCAAGATTGACCGGGCCCTGTTCTTAAAGGAATTCGAACAACAATCGGCCAACTTCAGACTGGCCGCAGCGGCCGCTGAGTTCGCTGAGATTCTTGGCAAATCATACTGGGCCAGAGATTCCAAACTTGAAACGGTTTATCAGATGGTTCAGGGGATTTTCGAGGAAAACCAATCGGTGGAAATCGTCGATCTTATGAACCTTATTACCAAGACCCAGAAACTACAGGACCATCTTGCTGAAAAGTAA
- a CDS encoding RNA polymerase sigma factor, producing MDRQQFWKLLEPIHPAAEAFCRKLTGNRDDGDDLYQEGLLAAIVKIESLKDPNSFRPWLYRILVNRFKNRYRRSWWSRKIDRSANGSATSGIFDPRGEYDSRRWLERTMRVLSAEDRALILLYEIEGWKVAELASMFGKPEGTIKARLFRARRKMREVVENYLARTETVNSAGEAIHGKEKYAMPGSDSAD from the coding sequence ATGGATAGACAGCAGTTCTGGAAGCTTCTCGAGCCGATCCATCCTGCGGCGGAGGCCTTCTGCCGAAAGTTGACGGGAAACCGTGACGATGGCGATGATCTTTACCAGGAAGGATTGCTGGCGGCGATAGTGAAGATCGAGTCTTTGAAGGACCCGAACTCCTTCAGGCCCTGGCTTTATCGAATCCTCGTCAACCGTTTCAAAAACCGGTACCGGAGATCCTGGTGGAGTCGGAAGATTGACCGATCGGCAAACGGGAGCGCCACGAGCGGGATTTTCGATCCGAGAGGAGAGTATGATTCCAGGCGCTGGCTGGAACGAACCATGCGGGTGTTGTCGGCCGAAGACCGGGCTCTGATTCTGTTGTATGAGATCGAAGGCTGGAAAGTTGCGGAACTGGCATCCATGTTCGGCAAGCCGGAAGGGACCATCAAGGCTCGATTGTTTCGGGCCAGACGAAAGATGCGCGAGGTGGTTGAAAATTACCTGGCGCGGACGGAAACCGTAAACTCTGCAGGCGAGGCAATACATGGCAAAGAAAAATATGCGATGCCGGGAAGCGATTCGGCGGATTAA
- a CDS encoding SLC13/DASS family transporter, which yields MVRKSDRKTVLGLYLGPILALIILIFFDLDPQNPAVERTAAVAILMAVWWITEAVPLAVTALIPLVLFPILGIMSGSAIAPTYINDTIFLFIGGFMVALTMQKWNLHRRIALKIILLIGVSHGRIILGFMVATAFLSMWISNTATAMMMIPIAIAVVDKLEENQGEAKIRRFAVGLMIGIAYAASIGGIGTLIGTPPNLAFVRILKITFPGAPDIGFTQWIMFGFPFASVFLLIAWRLLIWLFVPKGTAPQINKDIFRDEYRRLGSMNFEERAVLIAFLILALAWIFRSDIPIGGFVIPGWTRIMPEKSFISDGTVAMAVALSLFLIPSRSENKGRLLDWATAVKIPWGIVLLFGGGFALAAGFKESGLSVWLGGHLSGFSHFPAWMIVAAVCLMMTFLTELTSNTATTQMVLPILASLAVAIRVNPLLLMIPATLSASCAFMLPVATPPNAIVFGSGRVTVRQMAQSGIILNIIGVILVTGFVFLLGRFVFGFVPDALPIWAEG from the coding sequence ATGGTAAGGAAGAGTGATAGAAAAACAGTGTTAGGTTTATACCTTGGGCCGATTCTGGCTCTGATTATTCTGATTTTTTTTGATCTCGATCCGCAGAACCCGGCCGTTGAGCGAACCGCGGCGGTGGCTATTTTGATGGCGGTCTGGTGGATAACCGAGGCCGTTCCGCTGGCGGTAACCGCCCTGATTCCTCTGGTGCTGTTTCCGATTCTTGGTATAATGTCGGGATCGGCAATTGCCCCGACTTATATCAACGACACCATTTTTCTTTTCATCGGGGGATTCATGGTTGCTCTGACCATGCAGAAATGGAATCTGCATCGCCGGATCGCGCTTAAAATCATCCTGTTGATTGGGGTCAGCCATGGAAGGATTATTCTCGGTTTCATGGTGGCCACGGCTTTTCTGTCGATGTGGATATCGAATACGGCTACGGCCATGATGATGATACCGATTGCCATTGCGGTAGTCGATAAACTGGAGGAAAATCAGGGAGAAGCCAAAATCAGGCGATTTGCGGTCGGATTGATGATTGGAATCGCCTATGCCGCTTCGATCGGTGGAATCGGCACCCTGATCGGAACCCCGCCCAACCTGGCTTTTGTGCGAATTTTGAAAATAACCTTTCCCGGGGCACCGGATATCGGTTTCACCCAGTGGATTATGTTCGGGTTCCCCTTTGCCTCGGTTTTTCTTTTGATAGCCTGGCGGCTTTTAATATGGCTTTTTGTTCCGAAGGGAACAGCACCCCAGATTAACAAAGATATTTTTAGAGACGAATACCGCAGACTGGGTTCGATGAATTTCGAAGAGCGGGCGGTCCTGATAGCTTTTCTGATTCTGGCCCTGGCCTGGATTTTTCGGAGTGATATTCCAATCGGCGGTTTTGTTATTCCCGGATGGACCAGGATTATGCCGGAAAAGTCATTTATCAGTGACGGGACGGTGGCGATGGCGGTGGCCCTGTCGCTTTTTCTTATTCCTTCCCGATCGGAGAATAAAGGGCGTTTATTGGACTGGGCCACGGCCGTAAAGATTCCGTGGGGAATTGTTCTGCTATTCGGCGGCGGTTTTGCATTGGCGGCCGGATTCAAGGAATCGGGGCTTTCAGTCTGGCTCGGGGGACATCTGAGCGGTTTCAGTCATTTCCCGGCCTGGATGATTGTGGCGGCGGTTTGCCTGATGATGACTTTTCTGACGGAATTGACTTCAAACACGGCCACCACCCAGATGGTTTTGCCAATTCTGGCCTCGCTGGCAGTAGCCATACGAGTCAATCCGCTGCTGTTGATGATTCCGGCGACATTATCAGCTTCCTGCGCCTTTATGCTTCCGGTGGCCACCCCACCCAATGCCATTGTCTTCGGATCGGGGCGGGTGACGGTCAGACAGATGGCTCAATCGGGGATAATTCTAAATATTATCGGGGTAATATTGGTTACCGGGTTCGTATTTTTGCTCGGCCGGTTCGTTTTTGGCTTTGTCCCGGACGCTCTGCCAATCTGGGCGGAAGGTTAA
- a CDS encoding Rrf2 family transcriptional regulator, protein MISLKAQYGLKAIVALAAYHGKGPLQAKEIAAGQNVPVRYLELLLSQLRRARLVEATRGKKGGYYLSKKPNTITVYDIVAAFEGSILFTEQGRGGVDSLSFVWKDAEKMTVKYFRSIKISDLVPKLTGGKEMYHI, encoded by the coding sequence ATGATCTCTCTCAAAGCGCAGTACGGACTAAAGGCAATCGTGGCTCTGGCGGCCTATCACGGCAAGGGCCCGCTTCAGGCAAAGGAAATAGCCGCTGGGCAAAACGTTCCGGTCCGATATCTGGAACTTCTTCTTTCTCAATTACGGCGAGCCCGGCTGGTCGAGGCCACCCGCGGCAAGAAAGGCGGGTATTATCTGTCAAAGAAGCCCAACACCATAACCGTATATGACATAGTGGCCGCCTTTGAGGGCAGTATCCTGTTTACCGAACAGGGACGGGGCGGGGTCGATTCTTTGTCCTTCGTTTGGAAGGATGCCGAGAAAATGACCGTGAAATATTTCCGTTCGATCAAAATTTCCGACCTGGTGCCGAAATTGACGGGCGGCAAGGAAATGTATCATATCTAA
- the cysK gene encoding cysteine synthase A: MARIALDITELIGRTPLIRLSRITAGRPGIVIVKMESFNPLSSVKDRIAMAMIRDAEKRGLLNADTHLVEPTSGNTGIALAYIAAARGYKLTLTMPDTMSVERRNLLKALGATLILTPGAEGMPGAIKKAEELLAKTPDSYMLQQFKNPANPMIHYTTTGPEIWNDTEGKIDILVSAVGTGGTITGTGRYLKEKNPAIRVIAVEPAASPVLSGGQKGPHPIQGIGAGFKPDVLDLSVVDEIITVTNEEAVGTTRRMARQEGILMGISAGANVAIALKLASDRKNKDKIIVTFVCDTGERYLSTPTYTEI, encoded by the coding sequence ATGGCTCGAATAGCCCTGGATATCACCGAACTGATCGGACGAACACCTCTGATCCGGCTGAGTCGTATTACGGCCGGCCGGCCGGGAATCGTGATCGTCAAGATGGAATCGTTCAATCCGCTTTCTTCGGTCAAAGACAGGATTGCCATGGCAATGATCAGGGATGCCGAAAAACGGGGCCTGTTGAATGCCGATACTCATCTGGTTGAACCGACTTCCGGGAATACCGGAATTGCGCTGGCCTATATTGCGGCCGCCCGGGGCTACAAATTGACCCTGACGATGCCCGACACCATGTCGGTGGAACGGCGAAACCTGCTCAAGGCTCTGGGAGCCACCCTGATTTTGACACCCGGAGCCGAGGGAATGCCGGGGGCCATTAAAAAGGCCGAGGAGCTTCTGGCAAAAACGCCCGATTCTTATATGCTTCAGCAATTCAAAAACCCCGCCAATCCAATGATTCATTATACCACGACCGGACCGGAAATCTGGAATGATACCGAAGGCAAAATCGATATTCTGGTTTCGGCCGTCGGGACCGGGGGGACGATTACCGGAACCGGGCGGTATCTGAAGGAAAAGAATCCTGCAATTCGGGTAATAGCCGTTGAGCCGGCGGCGTCACCGGTTTTGTCCGGGGGGCAGAAGGGGCCTCATCCCATCCAGGGAATAGGGGCCGGATTTAAACCCGATGTCCTCGATCTAAGTGTGGTCGATGAGATAATAACCGTAACCAATGAAGAAGCCGTTGGAACCACCCGCCGGATGGCCCGACAGGAGGGCATCCTGATGGGTATATCGGCCGGCGCCAATGTGGCTATTGCTTTGAAACTGGCCTCGGATAGGAAAAACAAAGACAAGATAATTGTGACCTTTGTCTGTGATACCGGGGAGCGGTATCTTTCGACACCGACATATACGGAGATTTAA
- a CDS encoding sugar phosphate isomerase/epimerase: MNKGYRFGLSTTVDYTVDIFTQLEIIAGANLDFISLGGNLGHGRFHDRYGFQEVRKTADRLGLSIESAHAPFGLEDDIAASDETTRKRSCERFLDFARTAAGYGIPLVILHPHYYLTGTRGNSLERASLSLEKILASLPDNLAVAIENLPREDGSWICARLLDRFDRSRLGFCYDSSHENFSGPPFHLLEKYYDRMITCHLSDNHGRSDEHLIPGDGIIDWERLSQYFEKVPNLKSILFEVGTGEKLVEPVEKFIMRAAQMARKIFN, from the coding sequence ATGAATAAAGGGTATCGGTTTGGTTTATCTACGACGGTGGATTATACTGTCGATATCTTTACACAACTGGAGATTATTGCCGGGGCCAATCTGGATTTTATTTCTCTTGGCGGCAATCTTGGACATGGTCGATTCCATGACCGATATGGCTTTCAGGAAGTCAGGAAGACGGCCGACCGGCTGGGATTGTCCATAGAGTCAGCCCATGCACCGTTCGGGCTCGAAGATGATATAGCGGCATCCGATGAAACTACCCGGAAACGTTCCTGCGAGCGTTTTCTCGATTTTGCCCGGACCGCCGCCGGATACGGAATTCCCCTGGTAATTTTGCATCCTCATTATTATTTGACAGGTACCAGGGGAAATAGTCTGGAGAGGGCATCACTTTCACTGGAGAAAATCCTGGCATCATTGCCGGATAATCTTGCTGTAGCCATTGAGAATTTACCGCGCGAGGATGGCTCCTGGATCTGTGCCCGACTGCTGGACCGGTTCGACCGATCCCGGCTTGGTTTCTGCTATGACAGCTCCCATGAAAACTTCAGCGGGCCGCCTTTTCATCTTCTGGAGAAATATTATGACCGAATGATAACCTGTCATCTGTCCGACAATCATGGCCGATCCGATGAACATCTTATTCCCGGCGATGGAATAATCGACTGGGAGCGGTTGAGTCAGTATTTCGAGAAGGTCCCGAATTTAAAGAGTATTCTGTTCGAAGTTGGAACCGGGGAAAAACTGGTTGAGCCGGTGGAAAAATTTATCATGCGTGCGGCCCAAATGGCCAGAAAGATTTTTAACTGA